Proteins encoded by one window of Fischerella sp. PCC 9605:
- a CDS encoding ABC transporter ATP-binding protein, giving the protein MHLEINQLHKQFKTKRGLLTALKDINLHIEEGEFVCAVGASGSGKSTLLRLIAGLDTPTAGEILVDGVRVTGPGSDRGMVFQSYTLYPWMSVAENVEFGLKLQGVPKVQRRQQAAYYLEVVGLSTFAKALPKELSGGMKQRVAIARALASQPKILLMDEPFGALDAQTKEAMQQFLLEIWHSTSTTIFMITHDVEEAIFLSQRIYVLSSRPGTIRQEVQIQLPSKSNPQIKQHQTFQTYKNDVRRLLYEDGLQINSSSKQLPLVG; this is encoded by the coding sequence ATGCATTTAGAAATTAATCAACTCCACAAACAATTCAAAACTAAGCGCGGTTTGCTGACTGCCCTCAAGGATATTAATTTGCATATTGAAGAAGGGGAGTTTGTCTGTGCAGTAGGGGCAAGTGGTTCTGGTAAATCAACTCTGCTACGCTTAATTGCGGGGTTGGATACTCCGACAGCAGGGGAAATACTGGTTGATGGGGTGCGGGTTACAGGGCCAGGATCTGACCGTGGTATGGTTTTTCAAAGCTATACTCTTTATCCGTGGATGAGTGTTGCCGAAAATGTAGAATTTGGTTTGAAGCTACAAGGTGTACCGAAAGTCCAGCGACGACAACAGGCGGCTTATTATCTAGAAGTAGTAGGTTTATCTACGTTTGCTAAGGCGCTACCTAAAGAACTTTCTGGTGGGATGAAGCAACGAGTAGCGATCGCTCGTGCTTTAGCATCGCAACCAAAAATTTTACTCATGGATGAACCCTTTGGCGCTTTGGATGCACAGACAAAAGAAGCTATGCAGCAATTTTTGCTGGAAATTTGGCATAGCACCAGCACCACAATTTTTATGATTACTCATGATGTTGAGGAAGCAATTTTTTTATCACAGCGCATCTATGTGTTAAGTTCGCGGCCAGGTACAATTAGGCAGGAAGTGCAAATCCAACTACCTAGCAAATCGAATCCTCAAATCAAGCAACATCAAACATTTCAGACATATAAAAATGATGTGAGAAGACTCCTGTATGAGGACGGACTTCAAATAAACAGCAGCTCAAAGCAGCTACCTCTAGTAGGCTAA
- a CDS encoding ABC transporter permease — translation MNQHAEDLQAINSGRPQKMLPQTCFWRIAEDIPNNLAWTLMFLSISVPILLWWIIANTGLIPPLFLPSPSQVWDAFQRLLASGDLQKDIAFSLFRVLGGFLLAAIISIPLGTLMGTFASIRALLEPLIGIVRYMPAPAFIPLLILYFGLGETPKIMLIFIGTLFFNTLMVMDAVKFVPKELLETTYTLGGQRKQVLLQVIFPFILPNIIDACRVNMAASWNLVIVSELVAATEGLGRRISVAQRYLKTDEIFAGLIVIGLIGLGIDLLFRLLLRASCKWAAD, via the coding sequence ATGAACCAACACGCTGAAGATTTGCAAGCAATTAATTCTGGGCGTCCTCAGAAAATGTTACCACAAACCTGTTTTTGGCGCATTGCTGAGGATATTCCCAACAACTTGGCTTGGACTTTAATGTTCTTGTCAATTTCCGTACCTATACTTCTCTGGTGGATTATTGCCAACACAGGCTTAATTCCACCTTTGTTTCTTCCTTCTCCAAGTCAAGTTTGGGATGCATTTCAAAGGCTTTTGGCCAGTGGAGATTTGCAAAAAGATATTGCCTTTAGTTTGTTTCGAGTCCTGGGTGGATTTTTGCTAGCAGCAATCATTTCCATTCCTTTAGGCACATTGATGGGTACTTTTGCCAGCATTCGGGCATTGCTAGAACCACTTATTGGTATCGTGCGCTATATGCCAGCCCCAGCATTTATTCCCTTACTAATTTTATATTTTGGATTGGGAGAAACACCGAAAATTATGCTGATTTTTATCGGCACGCTGTTTTTTAATACCTTAATGGTGATGGATGCAGTGAAGTTTGTTCCCAAAGAATTATTGGAAACTACTTATACTTTAGGCGGCCAAAGAAAACAAGTTTTACTACAAGTCATTTTCCCATTTATTCTGCCTAATATTATCGATGCTTGTCGCGTCAATATGGCAGCATCTTGGAATTTAGTCATTGTCTCTGAATTGGTAGCGGCAACAGAAGGTTTAGGACGCCGAATTAGTGTTGCCCAAAGGTATCTCAAAACCGATGAAATTTTTGCTGGGTTAATTGTAATTGGTTTAATTGGTTTAGGAATTGACCTTTTGTTTCGATTGTTATTGCGGGCTTCTTGTAAGTGGGCTGCTGATTAG
- the trxA gene encoding thioredoxin produces MTTKKQFNSFEEMLSGSDVPVLVDFYADWCGPCQMMAPILEQVNAQLQGQIRIVKIDTEKYPQLASQYEIAALPTLVLFKQGQPINRIEGVVQAPQLVQHLKSLI; encoded by the coding sequence ATGACTACTAAAAAGCAATTCAACAGCTTTGAAGAGATGCTGTCTGGTTCTGATGTACCCGTATTGGTAGATTTTTACGCTGACTGGTGCGGGCCTTGTCAGATGATGGCTCCGATATTAGAACAAGTCAATGCTCAACTTCAAGGCCAGATCAGAATTGTAAAGATTGACACCGAGAAATACCCACAATTAGCTAGTCAGTATGAAATTGCTGCTCTTCCAACTCTGGTACTGTTTAAGCAAGGTCAGCCGATAAATCGGATTGAAGGTGTAGTGCAAGCACCACAATTAGTTCAACATCTCAAATCCCTAATTTAA
- the hypB gene encoding hydrogenase nickel incorporation protein HypB, which produces MHQTFDAALGINLLHANQQGADHNRAHFDEWGIICFNIMSSPGAGKTALLERTLATLSNELKIAVIEGDMTTDLDAERLRKYGVPVIAINTGRSCHLDSKMVAGGIHRLEHEYNPSDFDLVLVENVGNLVCPAEFEVGEHAKVALLSVTEGEDKPLKYPIMFQEADCLLITKIDLAPYLDIDISCIEVNVRQMNPNIRIIPVSAKTGEGLEVWFDWVRQFKSLTT; this is translated from the coding sequence ATGCATCAAACATTTGACGCAGCATTAGGAATTAACTTGCTTCATGCTAACCAGCAAGGAGCCGACCACAACCGAGCGCATTTTGATGAATGGGGAATTATTTGTTTCAACATTATGAGTAGCCCAGGTGCTGGTAAAACAGCACTACTAGAGCGTACGCTTGCTACTTTGAGCAACGAGTTAAAAATTGCCGTGATTGAAGGGGATATGACCACCGATTTAGATGCAGAACGGCTGCGGAAATACGGTGTGCCTGTGATTGCAATTAATACAGGTCGTTCTTGTCATTTAGATTCCAAAATGGTTGCAGGCGGAATTCATCGACTGGAACACGAATACAATCCTTCTGACTTTGATTTAGTGCTGGTAGAAAATGTTGGTAATTTAGTTTGTCCTGCTGAATTTGAAGTTGGAGAACATGCCAAAGTTGCTTTATTGAGCGTGACTGAAGGTGAAGACAAACCGCTGAAATATCCGATTATGTTCCAAGAAGCAGATTGTCTGCTGATTACCAAAATAGATTTGGCTCCTTATTTGGATATTGATATTAGCTGCATTGAAGTTAATGTCCGTCAGATGAATCCTAATATTAGGATTATTCCTGTTTCTGCTAAAACAGGTGAGGGCTTGGAAGTTTGGTTTGATTGGGTGCGTCAGTTCAAATCACTAACTACCTAA
- a CDS encoding ABC transporter substrate-binding protein, translated as MKLRFLPSLLALFLISLIVAVSCTPSPQTSTSENSAATPTNTKPIQFGFSAWPGWFPWQIAQEQNLFEANKVNVDLKWFDGYLDSINALRAGQLDANTQTLNDTISSVAAGADQVIVLVNDNSTGNDKIIVREGINTIADLKGKKVAAEEGTVDHFLLLLGLKKAGLTQADIQFQPLETGAAAAAFVAGQVDAVGVFAPFTTKALSRSGSKELFSSKDFPGAIPDHLVVSRKLINERQQYVQALVNTWFATLDFMKANQEKAYEIMAKRAGVSVSEYKAYDAGTKIFTLEENLKAFTPGQNMTSLRYAAEEISKFLVESGLIKQAPNLNQIFDDRFIKAYAAKQTS; from the coding sequence ATGAAGTTACGATTTTTACCATCTTTATTAGCTTTATTTTTAATAAGTTTAATTGTTGCAGTCAGTTGTACTCCTTCTCCACAAACTTCTACGTCGGAAAATTCTGCTGCAACTCCTACAAATACCAAACCAATTCAATTTGGTTTTAGTGCTTGGCCTGGTTGGTTTCCTTGGCAAATTGCTCAAGAACAAAACCTGTTTGAGGCAAATAAAGTTAATGTCGATTTGAAGTGGTTTGATGGCTATTTAGATTCCATTAATGCTTTGAGAGCAGGTCAATTGGATGCCAATACTCAAACCTTGAATGACACGATTAGTTCAGTAGCGGCTGGTGCAGATCAGGTAATTGTTTTGGTCAATGACAATTCCACTGGCAACGATAAAATTATCGTCCGAGAAGGAATTAATACTATTGCTGACCTCAAAGGTAAAAAAGTTGCAGCTGAAGAAGGAACTGTTGACCATTTTTTATTATTACTAGGTTTGAAAAAAGCAGGTTTAACACAAGCTGATATTCAGTTTCAACCACTAGAAACAGGTGCAGCCGCAGCAGCTTTTGTTGCTGGTCAAGTGGATGCAGTGGGAGTGTTTGCACCCTTCACTACAAAGGCTTTATCACGTTCTGGCAGTAAAGAATTATTTAGTTCTAAAGACTTTCCGGGTGCAATTCCCGACCATTTAGTAGTTAGCCGCAAACTAATTAACGAACGTCAGCAATATGTGCAAGCTTTAGTAAATACTTGGTTTGCAACTTTAGATTTTATGAAAGCAAATCAAGAAAAAGCTTACGAAATTATGGCAAAACGTGCAGGGGTGTCAGTTTCCGAATATAAGGCATACGACGCAGGGACTAAAATCTTTACTCTAGAGGAAAATTTGAAAGCATTTACTCCCGGTCAAAATATGACATCTCTGAGATACGCCGCTGAGGAAATTAGCAAGTTTCTCGTTGAAAGCGGTTTAATCAAACAAGCGCCTAATCTTAACCAAATCTTTGACGATCGCTTTATCAAAGCCTACGCTGCCAAGCAAACATCATGA
- a CDS encoding OmpA family protein has product MSKRNVPILLFLALGLGVSCLTFGTMWLIDQFTQPSLSREKDISVNQSINNQLTLLGDTFSGYSTFRSQTFLEAVKKAGLNLRYEDEFDQAKRAERFNQGQSDLLVTTLDQFLKQQPQGKIVGLIDTTVGADAVVLNTKKYPNLKSMLALSQLVQQARNKGEQFTIVFAGDTPSEYLAQVLTTKFEEFKLSDFQIKRVADAADAWKVLQDSNQNVAVAVLWEPYVSQARHKGYTVVLSSQDLPGTIVDVIVASNRLIESQPEKISQLLEVYYRLIDTNVRNAEQLQAQIALDGNLSSTDAGAILQGIDFFTSVEAENWMTDDTLEKRINSTAAVLMLVGKMNEVPQNPKELFTSEFIAKASENTQNLIKMVRIDNPELADRFAGKGKAIAPMPNFNPNQIATAPNIGNLQLQGEVKFTTDSALLTDKSKETLDKLSREIAEFNEQTIGVRVIGHTSRFGEADFNQDLSQKRAQTVANYLRDRGLKHKIVAVGKGSSQPLAGVHPEDKRNQRTEIRLVRVN; this is encoded by the coding sequence ATGAGTAAGCGTAACGTTCCCATTTTACTTTTTTTGGCTCTTGGGCTAGGAGTTTCTTGTTTGACCTTCGGTACGATGTGGTTAATAGATCAATTTACGCAGCCTTCATTATCACGTGAAAAAGACATATCGGTAAATCAATCGATCAATAATCAGTTAACGCTTTTGGGAGATACTTTCAGTGGTTACAGCACTTTTCGCAGTCAGACTTTTCTAGAAGCGGTCAAAAAAGCTGGTTTAAACTTGCGTTATGAAGATGAATTTGATCAAGCCAAACGTGCTGAGCGTTTTAATCAGGGACAATCTGATTTGTTGGTAACGACACTGGATCAGTTTCTCAAACAACAGCCTCAGGGAAAAATTGTGGGGCTAATTGACACTACAGTGGGAGCAGACGCGGTTGTCCTCAACACTAAGAAGTATCCCAATCTCAAATCAATGCTAGCTCTGAGCCAGTTGGTACAGCAAGCACGCAACAAGGGAGAGCAATTCACAATTGTCTTTGCTGGCGATACACCTAGCGAGTATTTGGCACAGGTGTTAACTACCAAATTTGAGGAGTTTAAGCTGTCAGATTTCCAAATCAAAAGAGTGGCAGATGCTGCCGATGCCTGGAAGGTATTGCAAGATTCCAATCAAAATGTGGCAGTTGCTGTGCTTTGGGAACCTTATGTCAGCCAAGCTCGACACAAGGGTTACACGGTGGTGCTATCGAGTCAGGATTTACCGGGGACAATCGTAGATGTGATTGTTGCTTCTAACCGCCTGATTGAGTCGCAACCAGAGAAGATTTCACAATTACTGGAAGTTTATTACCGTCTGATTGATACCAATGTCCGCAATGCTGAACAGTTGCAGGCACAAATTGCTCTTGATGGGAATTTATCTAGCACTGATGCTGGTGCAATTTTGCAAGGCATTGACTTTTTTACCTCCGTTGAAGCTGAGAACTGGATGACGGATGACACTTTAGAGAAACGCATTAACTCTACTGCTGCGGTGCTGATGCTAGTAGGCAAAATGAATGAGGTTCCCCAGAATCCTAAAGAACTGTTTACCTCCGAGTTCATTGCGAAGGCGTCAGAAAATACCCAAAATCTAATTAAAATGGTGCGTATCGATAACCCGGAACTAGCAGACAGATTTGCTGGCAAAGGAAAAGCGATCGCTCCCATGCCTAATTTCAATCCCAACCAGATTGCCACCGCCCCTAATATTGGCAATTTGCAACTGCAAGGGGAGGTGAAATTCACAACTGACTCTGCCCTGCTTACTGATAAAAGTAAGGAAACGCTAGATAAGCTGAGTCGGGAGATTGCAGAATTCAACGAACAAACAATAGGCGTACGAGTGATTGGTCATACTTCTAGATTTGGCGAGGCTGACTTTAACCAAGACCTGAGTCAAAAACGGGCACAGACAGTGGCTAACTATCTGCGCGATCGCGGTCTCAAGCACAAGATTGTAGCTGTGGGTAAAGGTTCCAGCCAACCACTAGCTGGAGTTCATCCTGAGGATAAACGTAATCAACGCACGGAAATTCGTCTAGTTCGTGTTAATTAG